In one window of Rhinopithecus roxellana isolate Shanxi Qingling chromosome 15, ASM756505v1, whole genome shotgun sequence DNA:
- the ART1 gene encoding GPI-linked NAD(P)(+)--arginine ADP-ribosyltransferase 1, producing the protein MQMPAMMSLLLVSVGLMEALQAQSHPITRRDLFSQEMPLDMALASFDDQYAGCAAAMTAALPDLNHTEFQANKVYADGWTLASSQWQERQAWGPEWSLSPTRPPPPPLGFRDEHGVALLAYTANSPLHKEFNAAVREAGRSRAHYLYHFSFKTLHFLLTEALQLLGRGQRPPRCHQVFRGVHGLHFRPAGPGATVRLGGFASASLKNAAAQQFGEDTFFGIWTCLGAPIKGYSFFPGEEEVLIPPFETFQVINASRPAQGPARIYLQALGKHSTYNCEYIKDKKCKSGPCHLDNSAMGESPLSAVWSLLLLLWFLVVRAFPDSPGLL; encoded by the exons ATGCAGATGCCTGCTATGATGTCTCTGCTTCTTGTGTCTGTGGGCCTCATGGAAGCACTTCAG GCCCAGAGCCACCCCATCACACGACGAGACCTCTTCTCTCAAGAGATGCCGCTGGACATGGCCCTGGCTTCCTTTGATGACCAGTACGCTGGCTGTGCTGCTGCCATGACAGCTGCTCTTCCAGATCTCAACCACACGGAGTTCCAGGCCAACAAGGTGTATGCAGACGGCTGGACACTGGCAAGCAGCCAATGGCAGGAGCGCCAGGCCTGGGGGCCGGAGTGGAGTCTCAGCCCTACTCGTCCACCTCCGCCACCCCTGGGCTTCCGCGATGAGCATGGGGTGGCCCTCCTGGCCTACACAGCCAACAGCCCCCTGCACAAGGAGTTCAATGCAGCCGTGCGTGAGGCAGGTCGCTCCCGGGCCCACTACCTCTATCACTTCTCCTTCAAGACACTCCATTTCCTGCTGACCGAGGCCCTGCAGCTCCTGGGCAGGGGCCAGCGTCCACCCCGGTGCCACCAGGTGTTCCGAGGTGTGCATGGCCTGCACTTCCGGCCAGCAGGGCCTGGGGCCACTGTGAGGCTGGGGGGCTTTGCTTCCGCCTCCCTGAAGAATGCTGCAGCCCAGCAGTTTGGTGAGGACACCTTCTTTGGCATCTGGACCTGCCTCGGGGCCCCTATCAAGGGCTACTCCTTCTTCCCTGGAGAGGAAGAGGTGCTGATCCCCCCCTTCGAGACCTTCCAAGTGATCAATGCCAGCAGACCAGCCCAGGGCCCTGCCCGCATCTACCTCCAGGCCCTGGGCAAGCACAGCACCTACAACTGCGAGTACATCAAAG ACAAGAAGTGCAAGTCTGGGCCTTGCCATCTGGATAATTCAG CCATGGGTGAGAGCCCCCTCTCTGCAGtttggtctctgctgctgctgctctggtTCCTCGTGGTGAGGGCCTTTCCAGACAGTCCAGGCCTCCTTTGA
- the CHRNA10 gene encoding neuronal acetylcholine receptor subunit alpha-10 → MGLRSHHLSLGLLLLFLLPAECLGAEGRLALKLFRDLFANYTSALRPVADTDQTLNVTLEVTLSQIIDMDERNQVLTLYLWIRQEWTDAYLRWDPNAYGGLDAIRIPSSLVWRPDIVLYNKADAQQPGSASTNVVLRHDGAVRWDAPAITRSSCRVDVAAFPFDAQRCGLTFGSWTHGGHQLDVRPRGAAASLADFVENVEWRVLGMPARRRVLTYGCCSEPYPDVTFTLLLHRRAAAYVCNLLLPCVLISLLAPLAFHLPADSGEKVSLGITVLLALTVFQLLLAESMPPAESVPLIGKYYMATMTMVTFSTALTILIMNLHYCGPSARPVPAWARALLLGHLAQSLCVQERGEPCGQSRPPELSPSPQSPEGEAGPPAGPCHEPRCLCRQEALLHHVATIANTFRSHRAAQRCHEDWKRLARVMDRFFLGIFFSMALVMSLLVLVQAL, encoded by the exons ATGGGGCTCCGGAgccaccacctcagcctgggcctTCTGCTTCTGTTTCTACTCCCTGCAG AGTGCCTGGGAGCTGAGGGCCGGCTGGCTCTAAAGCTGTTCCGTGACCTCTTCGCCAACTACACAAGTGCCCTGAGACCTGTGGCAGACACAGACCAGACTCTGAATGTGACCCTGGAAGTGACACTGTCCCAGATCATCGACATG GATGAACGGAACCAGGTGCTGACCCTGTATCTGTGGATACGGCAGGAGTGGACAGATGCCTACCTACGATGGGACCCCAATGCCTATGGCGGCCTGGATGCCATCCGCATCCCCAGCAGTCTTGTGTGGCGGCCAGACATCGTACTCTATAACAA GGCGGACGCGCAGCAGCCAGGCTCGGCCAGCACCAACGTGGTCCTGCGCCACGATGGCGCCGTGCGCTGGGACGCACCGGCCATCACGCGCAGCTCGTGCCGCGTGGACGTGGCGGCCTTCCCGTTCGACGCCCAGCGCTGTGGCCTGACGTTCGGCTCCTGGACTCACGGCGGGCACCAACTGGATGTGCGGCCGCGCGGCGCTGCCGCCAGCCTGGCGGACTTCGTGGAGAACGTGGAGTGGCGCGTGCTGGGTATGCCGGCGCGGCGGCGCGTGCTCACCTACGGCTGCTGCTCAGAGCCCTACCCCGACGTCACCTTCACGCTGCTGCTGCACCGCCGCGCCGCCGCCTACGTGTGCAACCTGCTGCTGCCCTGCGTGCTCATCTCGCTGCTTGCGCCGCTCGCCTTCCACCTGCCCGCCGACTCGGGCGAGAAGGTGTCGTTGGGCATCACCGTGCTGCTGGCGCTCACCGTCTTCCAGCTGCTGCTGGCTGAGAGCATGCCGCCGGCCGAGAGCGTGCCGCTCATCG gGAAGTACTACATGGCCACTATGACCATGGTCACATTCTCAACAGCACTCACTATCCTTATCATGAACCTGCATTACTGTGGTCCCAGTGCCCGCCCAGTGCCAGCCTGGGCTAGGGCCCTCCTGCTGGGACACCTGGCACAGAGCCTGTGCGTGCAGGAAAGAGGGGAGCCCTGTGGGCAGTCCAGGCCACCTGAGTTATCCCCTAGCCCCCAGTCTCCCGAAGGAGAGGCTGGCCCCCCAGCGGGCCCTTGCCACGAGCCACGATGTCTGTGCCGCCAGGAAGCCCTACTGCACCATGTAGCCACCATTGCCAATACCTTCCGCAGCCACCGAGCTGCGCAGCGCTGCCATGAGGACTGGAAGCGCCTGGCCCGTGTGATGGACCGCTTCTTCCTGGGCATCTTCTTCTCCATGGCCCTGGTCATGAGCCTCCTGGTGCTGGTGCAGGCCCTGTGA